The genomic interval TGTGCGAACACCTGGGGTGGGAGAACACCAGAATCCCCGGGCTTGCCGAGTTGTGAAACGGGATCTGGGACAGCCCTGGCCAGAAGAGAAGAGGCAGGGGGCCCCCACTGCAGTGTTTGTCTTCAAGATCTGTCCCTTGCTGCTTGCTCTGTTCTGCAGGCCGGCAGCACGAGGGATGAGAAGGGTGTGGGGAGGCGAAAACGTTGGGTCTCCGAGTTGTAAAGCGCGTGTGtgcggggggggtgtgtgtgcgtgtgtctgaGCCTCGGCCTGCCTGCGTTGTGCCTACTCTGGCTGCGAGCACAAAGTGAAATTCCTGCACGGCCAGAAGAACAAGGGAGAACGGAATCCAGGAGAGGCGATGTGTGATAAGAGCCTGCGGATGTTTACAGAGCGTGTGGCATGTTTGTGTTAAGGATAAGGAAAGTGTAGCCAGGAAAAGCTCTTTACAGAACCTACAGCGCTAGAGAAGCAGTAGAGGAGATGGCTCAACCCTGCTCCTGGTAACAGAACTCTGAATTCAAGGAGGAACCTGCCAAGCAAACGGCACAGGCCCCTTCCTCCTTGCTCCCGGGAAAGCTGCCACGCTTCCCAGATGCTGCAGCTAAAGGCGACGATGCGACTCGGGAGCCGCAAGGAGCGCGAGGGCTGAACCAAAGCACCCTCAGCCGGGCAGGAGCCGCCCAAGCAAGGGGCAGGTGGAGGCGTGCGGCTGGGCCCGCTCCAGGAGTGCTTCACTTGTGCTGCCCCCAGCCGCAAGCTGCACCCGGCCGCACGGCCCTGCAGCCCTCCCTGTGGCGTGGGGCCTGACAGTGCAAGGGCAGGAACTGGAGCAGGCGTCACCCTCCGTCATGGCAGTTAGAGCGAGCCCAGATGCGCTGATAAAGCGAACAAAGGCCCCCCTTGTGCTGGCCCCCAACAGCCGCTCTGCGGGCAGTTAGTGTCAGGGCGAGATCCTGTCTGATGCAACCTCCAGCTCTTTGGCAAGTCTTTCCAAACTCCAGACGTTGGTGTTTCTGTTAGATCGCTCCCGTGATGGTGGGACGCCTGGGGAGGGGTACGAAGGACAGCTGCGACCTGCTGCGATGCTGGGGACTGAGGGGCTACAGCGGTGACTCACTGCCCGTGTTTTCTCCGGAGCACGGTCCCCGTGCACACAGGCACGAGCAGCCCAGGGACACGCAGCCCCCGGTCACGGGTGGGCAGGACACGGCGGCTGGGCAGGACACGGCGGCTGGGTGGGCCAGGTAGTTCTCACTGCTTGTGGCTTCCAAGTGAAAGCCTCGGCCCCTCCTGGGAGAGGCACCTCCTGAACCCTGGGTCCCGCCTTGTGTAACAGCGGTCCAGGCGGCTTTTCTAGCCAGGCGGCTGCTGGCGTTGCAGTGGCTGGGTCTGGCGCAGCAGCTGCCTCAAAGCAACAGAACTGCAGCCCCGCAAGTGTGGCAGCTTTCACCTGCGTCTGTCAAAAGGCAGCCTGGGAGAACCGAGGCCGAGGGGAAGGGAATAACTGGTGAATTAACGTCTTGCCATGCTGGAGAGCCACAGCTGTGGGCCCAGACCGGCTGTGCCGGTGGCTGTAGGTATGGAAGTGACACGCTGCCCCAGCTGCCAGTCCCGGCAGGGACAAGACATCAGAGACATGCTGCTGCCATAGAGGGCGGGTGGTGCCCCATCCGTGCAACTTTCCTTTGGCAGGCACCGCAGTGCAGGGATGCTTACAGGGATTTATAGAAAACAAGAGAACTGTGCTCTGTTCGAGGGTGCCGGAAGGCACAAGGACACTGCACTCAGCATAGACAGGATCCCCGACCAGCACCAAAAATGAGAACAAGAGTTGCAGCACCTGCAAGGCATTGGTGAGCACTGctggctgtgcagagctgctgggcacaCGTACAGGTGGCTCGGCACCGTGCTGGGCCCTGCTGACGTGTAGCGACGTGGTAAGACAGCTCGCTGCCCTGGGCCCCAGAAATCTGCTGGCAGCGGGACGTGCCACTTCCCCTCAGCCACGGGCTAAGCCCGCCTCTGCCAGCGTGTCAGGTGAGGGGCTCCTGGCAGGAactgccaggctgcaggatCTGGCCCGTTCAGCAGGGCATTGGCCCTCTGGCAGGGCAACCGGCTGGGTTAGGGCAGGGGCTCCCAAGTGCTCCCTCGCCTGCGGGACCAGACAGGCTTCGAGGCGGCTGAGCACTAATGCAGCATCTCGTTCTGGCGGCAGCTGATTCCCCACCCTGGCAGCCCAGCGTGCCCGTGCCCGCACAGCCCCGAGCAGCGGCCACCGCGCACTTCCTGCTTTGCTCAGCGCGCCTTCGCCATCTAGAACCTCGCCGGGCTCTTTCTGGGCCCTCGCAGGGTGTCCAGCTCCGCACCCAGCCAAAGCTCCTAACGGACAACTGCTCCTCGCAGCACCCAGGACGACCGGGGAGCTGCGGGGCACCTCGCTCTGAATGCCACCGGGCTGCGGTGCTGGGCTCGGCCCTGCGAGGGGAAGCGGGAGCAAAGAGCAGCGGCTCTACCTTGCAGGCAGCACCCGAGCTGGCAGATCAGCAGGGCGCGGCCGGGGAGCCCGTCCCCGCTCTGGCACTTATCAGCGGGCAGCCCGGGCGCACGGAGGAGCCCACAGAGCCCGCGACAGCCGCAGCCGAGGGCCGGCAGCTTTCCGCCCCGGgggcctcccccccccagccgggCGCCACCAGCCCCCAACGGCCGATGCTCGCGCGCGGTGGTGCTTCCCCGCCACGGCCACGGCCACGGCCACGGCCACGGCCTCCCCCCCGCTCCGGCCCCGGACGCCGCGGCGGGGCTGCGCTCCGTGCGGGCAGGGCTGAGGCCGAGCGGCACCGCCAGACCCCGGCGGGACCCGAGTGCTGCGGCACAACGGGACGGGCCCCCGAGCCGCAGCGGTGCCCCACGCCTTACGGCAGACAGGGCCGGGCccggggggtgtgggggagggGCACCGAGGCAGCGATGCCACCGTGACACcgagcgcccccccccccccccggcgacCTCGCGCGCCGTGACGTGTCCCGCAGCGTCACGTGCCCCACGGACTTTCCCTCCGCGGGCGCCGGAAGCGCCCCTTTTCCCTTCCGGGGCGGGTCAAAGGGCGGCGGACGCGGCCCAGTCAGAATGCACCACGCGCGCCTCGCCGCGCGCACGCGCAGTGcccgcccgccggggccgcTCGAGTGCCACGTTCGAGGGCAGGCGGCCGCGCGAGGCGGCGGCGCTGACCAATCGCGAGCGACGCAGCGGGGAAAGAGGCCAATGGCGGCCCGCGGGAGGGGAGCGAGGCCAGCGGCCAACCCGCGGCGACGGGCGGGGGGCGTGTCCAGCTCCTCGACCAATAGGAGCCGCGCGGCGGCCCGGGCGGCGGGTCGGGCCAATggcgggcggcagcggcgcggcgcggcgcggccaATGGGACGCGGCGACGGCCGGGGGGAGGCGGGTTTATAAGCGGAGGCGGCGCCGCGGCTGCacgcccggcccggcccgacccGACCCGCCGCCATCAGCGCCATGGCGGGGCTCCGCGCGATCGTGCcgctgctctgcctcctcctgccgcAGCCCGCCCGTGCTGGCGGCTCCGCCGCgggcctggaggaggaggacggcGTCCTGGTGCTGCGTGCCGCCTCCTTCGAGCAGGCGCTGGCGGCGCACCGCTACCTGCTCGTCGAGTTCTGTGAGCGCGGCGGGACgggggctgggcggggggggtgggcgCCGGGCCGGGAGAGGCGGGCGGGTGGCGGCTCTGGGGGCCGAGGGCGGGGCCGGAGCACcgaggggccggggcggggaggaggcgctGAGGGACCGGGCTCCCCCAGAACCGGGTGGAGGGGGCCGCTGGCCGTGCGGGGCCGGGCTCGGCCGGAAGGCCGCGGAGGTCGCCGGACCCGGGGTGCGGTTTCTGTGCCGCCCTCGGCCCTGCCCCGTGCCCGCTGACGGGGCTCCCTGAGCCCGGGCGGGACGTCGGGacgccggggcggggggggctctGGCCGCGCTGACGCCCCGTCCCGCAGACGCCCCGTGGTGCGGGCACTGCAAGGCGCTGGCGCCCGAGTACGCGAAGGCGGCGGCGAAGCTGAAGGCGGAGGGCTCGGAGATCCGGCTGGCCAAGGTGGATGCCACGGAGGAGTCGGAGCTGGCGCAGCAGTTCGGCGTGCGCGGCTACCCCACCATCAAATTCTTCAGGAACGGCGACAAGGCCGCTCCCAAGGAGTACACAGGTGAGCTGGGGCGGCTGGCCGTGCGCCTGGGTGCAGAGGGCAGCGACGTGGCGACGGGTCCTTGTACCTGGCCCCACGCTCCCGCATGCGCTGGTGCCGCTGGACAAGGTTCACTGTGACAGCGACCAAAGGAGCGGAGCTGCAGCGGGGGTGCTctgggtgggtgctgcccctGGGGTGTTGGGGAGCAAGCCTACCTTTCACAGGGCTTTTCACCTAAAGCTGGGGAAATCCATAATAGGAGCTAGAGCAGATGGAATTGGCTTTAAGTAGGAAGGTAGAGCAATCCAAGCTTGGTTTCTTGCTCAGCTTGACTTTACTCAAGCAGCGTAGCGCTGAAAACATGCTTAGGTGGTTGGGTAAAGGGACAAACACAAGATGTAAGACAGGTGTGACCAAGAGAAGCAGAATTCAGCTAAATGAGGCATGTTGCACTGGATGATGAGGGTAAGATGCAGAATACtgatttagaaaggaaaaggtgGTATATTTGCATGGAAAATATTAGCATCTTGGACAGGTGCTGCATTGCTGGTCAAAGTTTAAGAACACACTTGGACTAGAAGCAAGAGAAGAATGGATTCCTGGGAGCCTGTGTACCTTGACTTAACAATTATGGATTAGCTTAATTACTCTAGGAGTGAAAGGAAGAGAGTTGCGTAAATGATATCTCGATTCTTGCCGACCTCTTGGCCAGCTGCTGAACAGTTTATCTCAAAGCTTAGGGGGTTTGATTCTTAAACTTagttggaggggaaaaaaaaaatgaatctgttTTCTTATCTTCCTGGTGTAGCTGGTAGAGAAGCAGATGATATTGTCAGCTGGCTGAAGAAACGCACTGGCCCGGCTGCAACTACCCtgacagatgctgctgcagcagagacgTTAGTGGATTCCAGTGAAGTGGTTGTGATTGGTTTCTTTAAGGTAGAGTTTGTGCTCCCAGTTGAGACGCTCTTGTGTGTGTTGAGGGCCTTCCCTGCTTTCTGCCCCGCGGGGACCTGACAGCTGGGGAAGGCTCTCCATGAGTTGTGAAACACCTGCTGTCCTGCCTTACTTGATCTTCCAGTTCTCTGGCTGGTAAGCCCTGGGATGTTCATGCTCCAGCTCAACGTGTCCCATGTGAGATACCTTTCTTTATTCTCCAGGATTTGACATCAGAGCCTGCAAAGGAGTTCTTGCTGGCAGCGGAAGCGGTGGATGACATTCCTTTTGGGATTTCCTCCAGTGCCGATGTCTTCACCAAGTACCAGCTTAGCAAGGATGGTGTGGTCCTCTTCAAGAAGGTACTGGTTGGTGCAAAGTGTAAGCACCACACGagtcttctgcttctttctaCCTTTCCTCTAATTAGTCACATTTAAACGAGGGTGGCCCTGGATGAAACAGCAAAAGATCCTGTGCAGTCAGTCTGGCTGTTCCCAAGCCTCAGAGCCTGGgggggagaagagcagagcctgcagccccTTTGTGGGGTGGCAAGAGCCCTGGGTCCCTTtgcagggcacagctggcagCGGAGGGGCCTGCAACCCTGTTGGGATCCTGGCCTGGTGCTGCCCTCCCAAAGCTTCACTTGCTTCCCTGTTTCTCAGATATCTGGCTGCAGTGCAGTCGTGGTCAGCACAATCTTTAAAATACTCAAGGCTGTAAGTAGTGAGGCCTCCCATGCCCCTCTCCAAACTTCGGAGGTCTTAAGCAGAATGGTAGCCAAGTTCTTGATGGCTTGCCATGATGCTCTGTGTTTGATTGTGGCTTAGCAAAGTTGCTTTTAAACGCACTCAGTGTTTACCTCTGCAGTCAGTCGATGGCTGTGTCCAGGAGTTCTGTGTCTCACTGCTGTGGGTTCTGTGCTGTAGCGATTCCAGCAAAGTCCCCAGGAGGACTTGCAGTTCCAGCTGACTAGGCTGGGGCGGTTGGATTATGTGCAGAGGGATGCTGGCCATCTACAGAATCAGAATTAAACTTAGTGATGCCTTTTACTATTAAAATCCAAATCACTGGGAGGAAATTCTAGGTTTGAGAAGACAAGAAGAGGTTCCTTAGATTTGCTGGTACTGCACACATGGGTGTGGTGAGGGAGGACCCAAAGCTGCTTTGGGTTCAGACTTATTAAATCTGTAATCTAATCAGTCATTGGTCTGACCAGTTTGACCTGAAACAGGCTCAAGAGTTGAATGAATTCttacttcattctttttttttgttcagctaAAATAGCATATATTTATTCCACTACACCTCTGAAATTGTAGTTATTTTTATGGTGCTAGAAGCTCGTGGACTTAAGTTCTCAGTCAGAGGTCCCTCAGTTTGGTATGGCTGAGGGTGCAAGTGAATTATCTGGCTAACAAGTTCAAAATGCTAGTGTTTTGCAACTGGAAAACTTGGGAAGGGTGAAGGGAGCAGGATTTTGTTCTTGGCTGACTTACTACCTGTATCTTGCTTTTCTCGCATATGTATAGCTTTCTGTATGCTCTGTTCATGGCTAATGCTAGGCTGCAATAGCTGTTTGCAGGGGGTTTCTCAACTCTTGTTCATGTCCTTTGGCAAACACTGAGGTCCAAATAGAAATGCTGCTCTCAAACTGGCCATCTCTTCGGGGCTGTGGGGAGTACCAGCATTGGGCTCCCAGCAGGGCAACAGAGAGACTGCTTTGGCTAGGTTACAGCTAGGGCTTCCAGCACTGACAAGTTATTACCCTGGGATTTGAGTTACCTGTACGTTTTCTCATGTTTAGCTCTGCAGAATGGACTTGTGTTGATTTGATCTGATGTACTGTCCTCTAACCCTGAAGTCCTTTGAGCTCTGTTatgtttcctctgcttctgAAGAACTGGGGTAATGGCAGGACCAGTCTTTAACAgtaaaggaattaattttcaagGTGTTTTCCGTAAGTGTAGCCAAGTTGGGTAAACGGAGTGAAAAGCAATTCTGTGATGGGCAGCTTCTGTCAGGTGTTAGGAGCAGAGGAACCTTGGTCTGAAAGGACCGCTGGAATGCTGCGGAAGGGCTCTGCCCTATGTGGAAGAAAGAAGGCAGCCTGTGCACGTTGCTTCCTTGTTCCTGTTTTGGTGCTGTCTCATGGTAGTGCCATGAGAGCTCTCAAATATGTCCACCCCAAACCAAGGTGAAAATGAGCACCACTTGTAACCAAACACCAGGGTGTAAGAACCAGGTGGTTTATTTTACCAACAGTTATGGTTTTGGACTTTGGCTCAGCTTCCTGCAGTTAGTTGGGTCTAAACTGAGATGGTTTGGCTAGTCGTTCTTGATTTACTCCGTGTGAGTTGTCCAGACTTGCAGAGACCCTCGAACAACTGTTCTGAAGGCACAAAGATGATGTTCAATACtctttaaagtatttataaAGTTAACTTCTAATGTTAAGTGTTTTCCTCGCTGTTCAGCTGAGACTGGTGTGCTTCCTCTAACAGAAGGTTATCCAAATCCACTCTCTGGTAACTTGACTGTTGCCCTGCTGTGGGACTGCTGTGTTACCCTGCACATCCTCTCTTTAACCTTCATGGTCCTCTACAGCTGTTCCTTTTCCAGGCTGCCAGAGAGTTCTGAGAATCCTGATCAGGGATACAGGTGATGTCCCGGCACAAAAAGGGATCTGTCACCTCTAGGGTGACGTGTGTGTTAAACATGTGCTGTTGTCTCTAACAATAGTGACTGAAACAACCCCATGGAGCTGAGTAAATTGCTATTTACTTGCAGTGCATAGTGGGCTTTGCTGTCAGACTTTTCATAGCACTGTCTGGTTAAAGTGTGTCTGCTCCAACCCTGCTCGGTCCTGCTGAGCAGaaagctgctgtgctctgggggCTTCACTGCTCTGCCTCACACCTTCCACAAAGCTGTAAGGCAGCTGTTGAAAGTCCTTCTTGGTGACCTGTTTCATGATTGTACAGAATGATGCCAAGATCTAAGCTGACTGCCTTGTTGCTGCTCACCTTCTACTGTCAGGGGATGATTTAAGGCTTTGGCCAGGAAGATGAACACCTTGATCCAGATTTTATGTGAATGTGCAGAGACCTTGTTGGGAGATGGAAGCTTGCCCTGAACAAGTGCAGCTGAGAGAGACTGGGGCAGTGACTCTGCTGTGAATGCATCTTATTTCTTGAAAGAGATTGTATGGGATATGGAAGTGTTCTAATGCAAGAATATCTGGTTTTGCAGTTTGATGAAGGCCGTAACAACTTTGAAGGGGATCTCACGAAGGACAATTTACTGAACTTCATCAAGTCTAATGCATTACCTCTGGTCATAGAGTTCACTGAACAGGTAGGTCTTTAGATACTTGGTAAGGCCTCTTCCCATAGCTGCTGTACAAATATAACAAAGCTCAAATTGTGGATTCTGTGATCATGTTTCGTCTTGGAGCTGATGCTAGTTTGGGGCTAGGGGTGTGAAGAACACAATGGAAAGGAGGCATAAGCTTGCTGTTCAGAGCAGTCCTGTAGTATTGGTGGCTCCTGCGGTCTAATCAGAACAGTCAGCCAAGCTGGTCTTGACACTGATTTACCTCTCTTCcaaaaaataaagtgtattttcttctcctcagaCTGCTCCAAAAATCTTTGGAGGAGAGATCAAGACTCATATTCTGCTGTTCTTACCAAAAAGTGTGTCTGACTATCAAGAGAAACTGGACAACTTCAAGAGTGCAGCTGGAAGCTTCAAAGGGAAGGTGAGATGGATTTCTTGGATTATGAATTAAGTGAACACCTGCAGAGAAGTGTAGTGCTGCCTGTTTATAGCCACTTGGCAGCTGTGGAGGAGAACTTGAAGCTAGTGCTCTCTCTGCCTGTGTCTCTTGCTAATAGGTGACTGAGTCGCTTACTGGCTTGCACAACTGCTGAAGGAATAGCAGTTAACTCCTGACTTCCCTTCTCATGGATGTAAACCTGACTCTGCCTTAAAGTCAGTGCCGGGTCTGTGTGCATGCTGCTGgaactgctgcagctccagcgtTTGTGCTCCGACAGGGTGCCCTCTTAACGGccttggagaaggaagaggggccaGTTCAGCTACTACCTGTGCAAGTGTGCGTGTAAAGTATCGGTAGCCATGAGGTACTTGTCTTCACTGTACTGCTTTTgactttttcctccaaagatCCTGTTCATCTTCATAGACAGCGACCACAGTGACAACCAGAGgattttggagttttttggCCTAAAGAAAGAAGAGTGTCCAGCTGTACGTCTGATCACACTGGAGGAAGAAATGACCAAATACAAACCTGAATCAGATGACCTCACAGCAGACAAGATCAAAGAGTTCTGCAATAAGTTCCTGGAGGGCAAGATCAAGGTAATGAAGATAAATGCTGCTGGCTAAGCAAGCCTAAAAAAACCTCCTTGTGAGGAGCTGCAAGTCACCTGGGGAAAATCCTTCCCACTAATGTATGGTGTATCTAGCAGGCTTTGTGCtgagaaacaaaaggcaaaactaCTGGGGCATGAAGACTGTAGAAAGCAAGCTATGTGCTGGCACCCGAGTGCAGTCAGAGcctgctctttctgctgcttatGGTAGCTGTGCTGTTCattcagtttctctttctgtcagCAGTCTGGAAGGTGTGAACTTGGGTGGCATGGCTTAAGAGCTTTCAGCTCTAATCTGCTGGAGGTAGCCATATGCAGCTTACTCCA from Grus americana isolate bGruAme1 chromosome 18, bGruAme1.mat, whole genome shotgun sequence carries:
- the P4HB gene encoding protein disulfide-isomerase, producing the protein MAGLRAIVPLLCLLLPQPARAGGSAAGLEEEDGVLVLRAASFEQALAAHRYLLVEFYAPWCGHCKALAPEYAKAAAKLKAEGSEIRLAKVDATEESELAQQFGVRGYPTIKFFRNGDKAAPKEYTAGREADDIVSWLKKRTGPAATTLTDAAAAETLVDSSEVVVIGFFKDLTSEPAKEFLLAAEAVDDIPFGISSSADVFTKYQLSKDGVVLFKKFDEGRNNFEGDLTKDNLLNFIKSNALPLVIEFTEQTAPKIFGGEIKTHILLFLPKSVSDYQEKLDNFKSAAGSFKGKILFIFIDSDHSDNQRILEFFGLKKEECPAVRLITLEEEMTKYKPESDDLTADKIKEFCNKFLEGKIKPHLMSQDLPEDWDKQPVKVLVGKNFEEVAFDENKNVFVEFYAPWCGHCKQLAPIWDKLGETYRDHENIVIAKMDSTANEVEAVKIHSFPTLKFFPAGSGRNVIDYNGERTLEGFKKFLESGGQDGAAADDDLEDLETDEETDLEEGDDDEQKIQKDEL